In Jannaschia sp. M317, one DNA window encodes the following:
- a CDS encoding AAA family ATPase produces the protein MSKAASAGATSPAYFGIDPDAALADLGTPTDTSGFAAIARACAAGRADLASRGLGEEGRKVLRPFSTWEITRYLIPVAQAHFRRVLRNHPDLPQGTSETEGGAKWFTLDEVLRLRAHFAAEGSKTKTYLPYRPQGLPAKVVAVANFKGGVGKTSTAAHLAMSAALDGYRVLVIDLDSQGSMTSIFGGRVADEWQTIFPLMARHYGQHLRAANQGRIDRGEAPLPLDETVDAAMDVDPASLVQKTHWPNIDLIGAQLNLYWAEFQIPVWRLQSRGWKLWDALPDALDQAGLLDQYDIVLLDTPPALGYLTINGLSAADILLVPMGASFLEFDSTGRFFDMLHATFASIEEGENLAARALGREGLAFEWDAVRTVLTRYDSAQQGEMAALMQSYLGPTLSPHRQDFTALIGQAGEQVNGIYEADYRDFNRETYARGRETFDETYAAFKRLLIGTWRRDDLARREGHDELARQQGHDAEAAQRSAAQG, from the coding sequence ATGAGCAAGGCAGCCTCCGCTGGCGCGACATCGCCGGCCTATTTCGGAATCGACCCCGATGCGGCCCTGGCCGATCTGGGCACCCCCACCGACACCAGCGGCTTTGCCGCCATCGCGCGGGCCTGTGCGGCAGGCCGCGCCGATCTGGCCAGCCGGGGTCTGGGCGAAGAGGGCCGCAAGGTCCTGCGCCCGTTTTCCACCTGGGAAATCACCCGCTACCTGATCCCCGTGGCCCAGGCCCATTTCCGCCGGGTGCTGCGCAACCATCCCGATCTGCCCCAGGGCACCTCCGAGACGGAGGGCGGCGCCAAGTGGTTCACCCTGGACGAGGTGCTGCGCCTGCGCGCACATTTCGCCGCCGAGGGATCGAAGACCAAAACCTACCTGCCCTATCGCCCCCAGGGCCTGCCGGCCAAGGTCGTGGCCGTGGCCAACTTCAAGGGCGGCGTGGGCAAGACCTCGACCGCGGCGCATCTGGCCATGTCCGCGGCGCTGGATGGATACCGGGTGCTGGTGATCGACCTGGACAGCCAGGGGTCGATGACCTCGATCTTCGGCGGCCGGGTGGCCGACGAATGGCAGACGATCTTTCCGCTGATGGCGCGCCACTACGGCCAGCATCTGCGCGCCGCCAACCAGGGTCGCATCGACCGGGGCGAGGCGCCCCTGCCCCTGGATGAGACGGTGGATGCCGCGATGGACGTGGACCCGGCCAGCCTGGTGCAGAAAACCCACTGGCCCAACATCGACCTGATCGGCGCCCAGCTGAACCTTTACTGGGCCGAATTCCAGATCCCGGTCTGGCGGCTGCAATCGCGCGGCTGGAAGCTGTGGGACGCGCTGCCTGACGCGCTGGATCAGGCGGGGCTTCTGGATCAATACGACATCGTGCTGCTCGATACGCCGCCTGCCCTGGGCTATCTGACGATCAACGGTCTGTCGGCGGCGGATATCCTGCTGGTGCCCATGGGCGCCTCGTTTCTGGAGTTCGACAGCACGGGCCGGTTCTTCGACATGCTGCACGCCACCTTCGCCAGCATCGAAGAGGGCGAGAACCTGGCCGCCCGCGCCCTTGGCCGCGAGGGGCTGGCGTTCGAATGGGATGCGGTGCGCACCGTGCTGACCCGCTACGACAGCGCACAGCAGGGCGAGATGGCGGCCCTGATGCAAAGCTACCTCGGCCCCACCCTGTCGCCCCACAGGCAGGATTTCACCGCCCTGATCGGTCAGGCCGGGGAACAGGTGAACGGCATCTACGAGGCCGATTACCGCGATTTCAACCGAGAGACATATGCCCGCGGGCGCGAAACCTTCGATGAGACCTATGCCGCCTTCAAACGGCTGCTGATCGGGACCTGGCGTCGCGACGATCTGGCGCGCCGGGAAGGGCACGACGAGTTGGCGCGCCAGCAAGGGCACGATGCAGAGGCCGCGCAACGCTCGGCTGCTCAGGGCTAG
- a CDS encoding calcium-binding protein, producing the protein METAELLSALTEGLDGLSQEELDQIVNFDIDIERTPVTLDGGAGADLLEGGLFDDTLRGLDGDDTITGNSGADLLEGGAGDDSIEGGRGTDTIDGGAGDDTVTGGSGSDSIAGGDGDDSLDGDSGHDTVTGDAGNDTILGARGNDDLSGGEGADAIEGQDGNDTITGDVGGDTLGGGDGDDSLDGGDGDDRLSGGDGRDTILGGAGDDSIGGGGGDDRVFAGAGNDTITGDALDPSEGERGRDFLMGMEGDDLISGGARNDTLAGQEGSDTLSGGTGNDLLFGGAGDDFIFGGIQGSDRAWGGDGADRFFSTGVRGGETRVMDYDAAEGDVLVVDGQFFTAADFEVRGLTVLRPGGAGPEFRPEELVRLLPNGDAVTLFTFAADFDSDRIVLRLPFEDQGETVTFELM; encoded by the coding sequence GTGGAGACGGCGGAGCTGTTGTCCGCCCTGACCGAAGGGCTCGATGGGCTGTCGCAGGAGGAACTGGACCAGATCGTCAATTTCGACATCGACATCGAGCGCACGCCGGTGACCCTCGACGGGGGCGCGGGGGCCGACCTGCTGGAGGGCGGGCTGTTCGACGACACCCTGCGCGGGCTGGACGGCGACGACACGATCACCGGCAACAGCGGGGCCGACCTGCTGGAGGGCGGCGCGGGCGACGACAGCATCGAAGGTGGGCGCGGGACCGACACCATCGACGGCGGCGCAGGCGACGACACCGTGACGGGCGGCAGCGGCAGCGACAGCATTGCGGGCGGCGACGGCGACGACTCCCTGGACGGCGACAGTGGCCACGACACCGTCACGGGCGACGCGGGCAACGACACGATCCTGGGGGCCCGCGGCAACGACGACCTGTCGGGCGGCGAAGGTGCCGACGCCATCGAGGGACAGGACGGCAACGACACGATCACCGGGGACGTGGGGGGCGACACCCTGGGCGGCGGCGACGGCGACGACAGCCTTGACGGCGGCGACGGCGACGACCGGCTCAGCGGCGGGGACGGACGCGACACGATCCTGGGCGGCGCGGGCGACGACAGCATCGGCGGCGGCGGCGGGGATGACCGCGTCTTTGCCGGCGCGGGCAACGACACGATCACCGGCGACGCCCTGGACCCGAGCGAGGGAGAGCGGGGGCGCGACTTCCTGATGGGGATGGAGGGCGACGACCTGATCTCCGGCGGGGCCCGGAACGACACCCTGGCCGGTCAGGAGGGCAGCGACACCCTGTCGGGCGGCACCGGGAACGACCTGCTGTTCGGGGGCGCGGGCGACGATTTCATCTTCGGCGGCATCCAGGGCTCGGACCGGGCCTGGGGCGGGGACGGGGCGGATCGCTTCTTCTCGACCGGGGTGCGCGGCGGCGAGACCCGGGTGATGGACTACGACGCCGCCGAGGGCGACGTGCTGGTGGTCGACGGGCAATTCTTCACCGCCGCCGATTTCGAAGTGCGCGGGCTGACCGTCCTGCGCCCGGGGGGGGCGGGGCCCGAATTCCGCCCCGAGGAACTGGTCCGCCTGCTGCCCAACGGCGACGCGGTGACGCTGTTCACCTTCGCCGCCGATTTCGACAGCGACCGGATCGTCCTGCGCCTGCCCTTCGAGGATCAGGGCGAGACCGTCACCTTCGAGCTGATGTAG
- a CDS encoding glycoside hydrolase family 99-like domain-containing protein yields MRFVRVLFLTPQERRYLADAEASGLFDPVYYAGAYPAIHPWFHKVPLRHYIVYGEARGYRPNPDFSPSAYLRYNPDVEAIGMSPFHHWAAAGHKEDRVHKELPKVEELPEVMTPKLRIDPTRARARFAVVLHIYYPDLWDEFATRFEALPIDYDLYVTLTYRGAETEALAEEIRDRFPRATVVPVANRGRDILPFLTLVNAGALDGYEAVCKLHTKKSPHREDGDLWRKHLTGGILPDEGLEDLLETFLTDEEAAFWVADGQHFDDTKWWGSNLEITRHLLRRLEIEIDGSRLSFPAGSIYWLKPLMVGMLKALKLNEGQFDPETAQVDGTLAHALERTMGFLADAAGHRVVQTTQLAEAEPYVPAPTPAFVSAFYLPQFHPTPENDAWWGKGFTEWRGTVGAQSLFAGHTQPLLPADLGFYDLRATEVMGDQAALARDAGIDAFCVYHYWFDGRRILETPIDKLMDRPEIDFPFYLCWANESWRRNWDGLSGTVLMPQSYEDGFEAKLAHDTAPYMRDPRYMRPDGTRPRFVIYRPEDMPDPNGSVDRLRAAFRDEGIGEVELGAVRFHIEGESPVDDDAFDFWVEMPPHGAVTIDAYLFGGPQGNLLGREVHGGFKGLIYNYNTVIGTTTSDAYVKGLPENTIAGAMPSWDNSARRHLDAHMAYGANPASFSRWLMAIRNQRLEGSYRGELFLNAWNEWAEKAVLEPSIQYGDLYLRVLTDHLADPEAPQATLEAKAG; encoded by the coding sequence ATGCGGTTTGTTCGTGTGTTGTTTCTAACCCCGCAGGAGCGGCGTTATCTGGCAGATGCCGAGGCTTCGGGCCTGTTCGATCCGGTCTATTATGCAGGGGCCTATCCGGCGATTCATCCCTGGTTCCACAAGGTGCCGCTGCGCCATTACATCGTCTACGGCGAGGCGCGCGGCTATCGTCCGAACCCCGATTTCTCGCCCTCGGCCTATCTGCGCTACAATCCCGACGTCGAGGCGATCGGCATGTCGCCGTTCCACCATTGGGCCGCAGCGGGCCACAAGGAGGATCGGGTCCACAAGGAGCTTCCGAAGGTCGAGGAGCTGCCCGAGGTCATGACGCCCAAGCTGCGCATCGACCCGACCCGCGCCCGCGCCCGCTTTGCCGTGGTGCTGCATATCTATTACCCCGATCTCTGGGACGAATTCGCCACCCGCTTCGAGGCGCTGCCGATCGACTACGATCTCTATGTCACGCTGACCTATCGCGGCGCGGAGACCGAGGCGCTGGCCGAAGAGATCCGCGACCGCTTCCCGCGGGCCACGGTGGTGCCGGTGGCCAACCGGGGCCGCGATATCCTGCCCTTCCTCACCCTGGTCAACGCCGGGGCGCTGGACGGCTACGAGGCGGTCTGCAAGCTGCACACCAAGAAGTCCCCGCACCGCGAGGACGGCGACCTGTGGCGCAAACATCTGACCGGCGGCATCCTCCCCGACGAGGGATTGGAAGACCTGCTGGAGACCTTCCTGACGGACGAGGAGGCCGCCTTCTGGGTCGCCGATGGTCAGCATTTCGACGACACCAAGTGGTGGGGCTCCAACCTGGAGATCACGCGCCACCTGCTGCGCCGCCTGGAGATCGAGATCGACGGCTCGCGGCTGTCGTTCCCCGCCGGGTCCATCTATTGGCTGAAGCCGTTGATGGTCGGCATGCTCAAGGCGCTGAAGCTCAACGAGGGGCAGTTCGACCCCGAGACGGCCCAGGTCGACGGCACGCTGGCCCATGCGCTGGAACGCACCATGGGGTTCCTGGCCGATGCCGCAGGCCACCGCGTGGTCCAGACCACGCAATTGGCCGAGGCCGAGCCCTACGTGCCCGCGCCCACCCCCGCCTTTGTGTCGGCCTTCTACCTGCCGCAGTTCCATCCCACCCCCGAAAACGATGCCTGGTGGGGCAAGGGGTTCACCGAATGGCGCGGCACGGTGGGGGCGCAGTCGCTGTTTGCGGGCCATACCCAACCGCTCCTGCCTGCCGATCTGGGGTTCTACGATCTGCGCGCCACCGAGGTGATGGGCGATCAGGCCGCGCTGGCGCGGGACGCGGGCATCGATGCCTTTTGCGTCTATCACTACTGGTTCGACGGCCGCCGCATCCTGGAGACGCCGATCGACAAGCTGATGGACCGGCCCGAGATCGATTTCCCCTTCTATCTGTGCTGGGCCAACGAAAGCTGGCGGCGCAACTGGGACGGGCTGTCGGGCACGGTGCTGATGCCGCAAAGCTACGAGGACGGCTTCGAGGCCAAGCTGGCCCATGACACCGCCCCCTACATGCGCGACCCCCGTTACATGCGCCCCGACGGCACGCGGCCGCGGTTCGTCATCTATCGCCCCGAGGACATGCCCGACCCCAACGGATCGGTTGACCGCCTGCGCGCCGCCTTCCGCGACGAGGGCATCGGCGAGGTCGAGCTGGGTGCCGTGCGGTTCCACATCGAGGGCGAAAGCCCGGTCGACGACGATGCCTTCGATTTCTGGGTCGAGATGCCGCCCCATGGCGCCGTCACCATCGACGCCTACCTGTTCGGCGGCCCCCAGGGGAACCTGCTGGGCCGAGAGGTCCACGGCGGCTTCAAGGGGCTGATCTACAACTACAACACGGTCATCGGCACCACCACCAGCGACGCCTACGTAAAGGGCCTGCCTGAAAACACCATCGCCGGCGCCATGCCCAGCTGGGACAACAGCGCCCGCCGCCACTTGGATGCGCACATGGCCTATGGGGCCAATCCGGCCAGCTTCTCGCGGTGGCTGATGGCGATCCGCAACCAGCGGCTGGAAGGGTCCTACCGGGGCGAGTTGTTCCTGAATGCCTGGAACGAATGGGCCGAAAAGGCCGTGCTGGAACCGTCGATCCAATATGGGGACCTGTACTTGCGGGTGCTGACGGATCATCTGGCGGATCCCGAAGCCCCTCAGGCGACACTCGAAGCGAAAGCGGGCTGA
- a CDS encoding calcium-binding protein has translation MTDIPDSTTSPARLAPGGSYTGTYETRGDQDAVGLELEGGVTYRVTLDRGQLDNTVLGDVQTLVAHHAQDVIHLSPRTDGTVFARLWGREDFRDITGPYTLTLSEVTGDLSPWPEQAPILELGGRLPGALDFNGDDDRIGFMVEAGQSYRISVLSTGPELAARAPDLPVGVLLQNPDGTRIDDAERLFRGNDSFITYTAQTSGRIDLTVDESYSIPTAYEVRFDTFTDLPPLLTTPATLAVGEAVQGVFEYRVDADAYAIELETGISYAFTLEQAGNSVWLYNSAGRLVNFATGANVTLEASVAASGTFYLQARTGEANDGAYTLRADVSNEIPASPATEAVLPVGTPVRDQLHGRDADWYGITLEADTTYRASYGALNGLAVRLSVHDAAGETLLEETRGPREVYSEAARDLVFSSAAVPGAAFLGLSNSRFGVQNYTLLLEEVADAGQTDAGAATLAVGEDRRGHLFQGDVDRFAVTLPQGPDAATAYLVSVTGEGFGTRPVLAVNGVAPGAEIAGVTGDATAWQVVQVGPDPAPLSVDVSEATGPRGQTGTPFYNLRVDAVDRGTEAAERMVAAPERGIVAGGGDDTLVGRDAGDILWGGRGDDLIFGLQGDDHIRGGTGNDTLQLGAGDDIATGGVGRDLLVGHGGDDNLAGGAGSDVLIGGAGDDTLNGGADADALTGGAGADAFYLMRDAGARDWIADYDQAEGDVLVLDPAIFNPNISRGVFLRREAIEGVGDADTDEIVVVARGRFFDQTQDIAVLVDGADIGTITLRGPDGAFTLEVSDLPI, from the coding sequence ATGACCGATATTCCCGACAGTACCACCTCCCCTGCCCGCCTGGCGCCGGGGGGCAGCTATACCGGCACCTACGAGACCCGGGGCGACCAGGATGCCGTGGGGCTGGAGCTGGAGGGGGGCGTGACCTACCGGGTGACGCTGGATCGCGGGCAGCTGGACAATACCGTGCTGGGCGATGTGCAGACCCTGGTGGCCCATCACGCCCAGGACGTGATCCACCTCAGCCCGCGCACCGACGGCACGGTCTTTGCCCGGCTCTGGGGGCGCGAAGACTTCCGCGACATCACCGGCCCCTACACCCTGACCCTGTCGGAGGTGACGGGCGACCTGTCGCCCTGGCCGGAACAGGCCCCGATCCTGGAGCTGGGCGGCCGCCTGCCCGGCGCGCTGGACTTCAACGGCGACGATGACCGCATCGGGTTCATGGTCGAGGCCGGGCAGAGCTACCGCATCTCGGTGCTGTCCACCGGACCGGAACTGGCGGCGCGCGCGCCGGACCTGCCGGTCGGGGTCCTTCTCCAGAACCCGGACGGCACCCGGATCGACGACGCCGAGCGCCTGTTTCGCGGCAACGACAGCTTCATCACCTATACCGCCCAGACCAGCGGGCGCATCGATCTGACCGTCGACGAATCCTACAGCATCCCCACCGCCTACGAGGTGCGCTTCGACACCTTCACCGATCTGCCGCCGTTGCTGACCACGCCCGCGACCCTGGCCGTGGGCGAGGCGGTGCAGGGCGTCTTCGAATACCGCGTCGACGCCGATGCCTATGCCATCGAGCTGGAGACCGGGATCTCCTACGCCTTCACGCTGGAACAGGCGGGCAATTCGGTCTGGCTCTACAATTCCGCCGGGCGGCTGGTGAATTTCGCCACCGGGGCCAATGTCACGCTGGAGGCGAGCGTGGCCGCAAGCGGCACCTTCTACCTGCAGGCCCGCACCGGAGAGGCCAACGACGGGGCCTATACCCTGCGCGCCGATGTCTCGAACGAGATCCCCGCCAGCCCCGCCACCGAGGCGGTTCTGCCGGTGGGCACCCCGGTCCGGGATCAGCTGCACGGCCGGGACGCCGACTGGTACGGCATCACGCTGGAGGCGGACACCACCTACCGGGCCAGCTACGGCGCGCTCAACGGCCTTGCGGTGCGCCTGTCGGTCCATGACGCAGCCGGCGAAACCCTGCTGGAGGAGACGCGCGGCCCCCGGGAGGTCTACAGCGAGGCCGCCCGCGACCTGGTGTTTTCCAGCGCCGCCGTGCCCGGGGCCGCCTTTCTGGGGCTGAGCAACAGCCGGTTCGGGGTCCAGAACTACACCCTTCTGCTGGAAGAAGTGGCCGACGCGGGCCAGACCGATGCGGGGGCCGCCACCCTGGCGGTCGGAGAGGACCGGCGCGGGCATCTGTTCCAGGGCGACGTGGACCGCTTTGCCGTCACCCTGCCCCAGGGGCCCGACGCGGCCACCGCCTATCTGGTTTCGGTCACGGGCGAGGGCTTCGGCACGCGGCCGGTGCTGGCCGTGAACGGCGTCGCCCCCGGCGCGGAGATCGCGGGCGTGACCGGCGACGCCACCGCCTGGCAGGTGGTCCAGGTCGGCCCGGACCCTGCACCGCTGTCCGTGGATGTGAGCGAGGCGACCGGCCCCCGGGGCCAGACAGGCACCCCCTTCTACAATCTGCGCGTGGACGCCGTGGACCGGGGCACCGAGGCCGCCGAGCGGATGGTCGCCGCGCCGGAGCGCGGGATCGTGGCGGGGGGGGGCGACGATACCCTTGTGGGCCGCGACGCGGGCGACATCCTGTGGGGCGGGCGGGGCGACGACCTGATCTTCGGCCTGCAGGGTGACGACCACATCCGCGGTGGAACGGGCAACGACACCCTGCAGCTGGGCGCGGGCGACGACATCGCCACGGGCGGCGTGGGGCGTGACCTGCTGGTGGGTCATGGCGGCGACGACAACCTGGCGGGGGGCGCAGGTTCGGACGTGCTGATCGGGGGCGCGGGCGACGACACGCTGAACGGCGGGGCGGATGCCGATGCGCTGACCGGGGGGGCCGGGGCCGATGCCTTCTATCTGATGCGCGACGCGGGTGCGCGCGACTGGATCGCCGATTACGACCAGGCCGAGGGCGACGTGCTGGTGCTGGACCCCGCCATCTTCAACCCGAACATCAGCCGGGGCGTGTTCCTGCGCCGCGAGGCGATCGAGGGCGTGGGTGACGCCGATACCGACGAAATCGTCGTCGTGGCGCGCGGCCGCTTTTTCGATCAGACTCAGGACATTGCCGTCCTGGTGGACGGGGCGGATATCGGCACAATCACCTTGCGCGGACCGGACGGTGCCTTCACGTTGGAGGTATCGGATTTGCCGATCTGA
- a CDS encoding ParB N-terminal domain-containing protein, with protein MAKRKRLTPLQQPAETKDAGLPPAPPTGLAQGLSRAPVAQVAGDAAQASAAEEMAAHMAEARAQGLLLVTLPLGRIDLTHLHRDRILPADLTADEDMAALITSIRARGQQVPVDVVRLTGDPRERYGLISGMRRMTALRHLFDETGDDRFGRVTARVVTPENAPDAYLTMVEENEIRADISYWERARIALKAVEAGAYPDRQAALRGLYGNVSRAKRSKIGSFIGLVAALDGHLRYPTALPERRGLALAKALDDQDVITKIREQLAASPPNSAEAEQALLDRALKTPAPARPAPAPVDVARDGDRLILSGPGLDGDFQRDLTAWLRKRASSK; from the coding sequence ATGGCCAAGCGCAAACGACTGACCCCCCTGCAACAGCCCGCCGAGACCAAGGACGCGGGCCTGCCCCCTGCCCCGCCTACGGGTCTGGCCCAGGGCCTGAGCCGCGCGCCGGTGGCCCAGGTCGCGGGCGATGCGGCCCAGGCCTCGGCGGCCGAAGAGATGGCCGCCCACATGGCCGAGGCGCGGGCGCAGGGCCTGTTGCTGGTGACGCTGCCGCTGGGCCGCATCGACCTGACCCATCTGCACCGCGATCGCATCCTGCCCGCCGACCTGACAGCGGACGAGGATATGGCCGCGCTGATCACCTCGATCCGGGCGCGCGGACAGCAGGTACCGGTGGACGTGGTGCGCCTGACGGGCGACCCGCGCGAACGCTACGGGTTGATTTCGGGGATGCGGCGGATGACGGCGCTGCGCCATCTGTTCGACGAAACCGGCGACGACCGCTTTGGCCGGGTCACCGCCCGCGTCGTCACCCCCGAAAACGCGCCTGACGCCTATCTGACCATGGTCGAGGAAAACGAGATCCGGGCCGACATCTCCTACTGGGAGCGGGCGCGGATTGCGCTCAAGGCGGTGGAGGCCGGGGCCTACCCTGACCGGCAGGCGGCGCTGCGTGGTTTGTACGGCAATGTTTCGCGCGCGAAACGCTCCAAGATCGGCTCGTTCATCGGCCTGGTCGCGGCGCTGGACGGGCATCTGCGCTATCCGACGGCCCTGCCCGAGCGGCGCGGCCTGGCCCTGGCCAAGGCGCTGGACGATCAAGATGTGATCACAAAAATCCGTGAACAGCTCGCCGCCTCCCCGCCCAACAGCGCCGAGGCGGAACAGGCGCTGTTGGACCGCGCGCTCAAGACCCCGGCCCCTGCCCGGCCGGCCCCTGCCCCGGTCGACGTCGCGCGTGACGGGGATCGTCTGATCCTGTCGGGGCCCGGACTGGATGGGGATTTTCAACGCGACCTGACCGCCTGGCTGCGCAAACGTGCCTCGTCGAAATAG
- a CDS encoding M10 family metallopeptidase C-terminal domain-containing protein translates to MPSLILQDTIADTDTFAFSTVSVLVPVVSGGLVQVLAGGSATGTLSTLTLQGGRDMALAQQQTRAAGGGFSEGLSVEMGNATYLLSFDTFARAPRIQDISDPAAPGTMTALRTVSGQVAQVGQMIEIQTAGGDYLIGTGFAGRGLTSYSLQAGGQGPQLAGVQALAPPVKSDGLGITDLDTIQVGATDFLLGITPGTLCSWRVDADGRMTLVDSIAGHEGLWTSGMADLATLEVGGQSFVVVASWESDSLSTVRINPMGVFFPADILHDTRDTRFGGASAVETFEHRGRDFLVAAGDDQGVALLEVLPGGKIHHHQSLEQGLDWNFGAVAALAVTLVGDEAQILITGSARGGIAQLVVDLDTIGARQIGGAADNTLTGGAAGDLLIGGAGDDVLSGGAGDDLLLAGTGSDTLDGGAGADVFVFEADGQSDRIDGFEQGVDRIDLSGWGRIHGIEALTLRGTGNGGVIRWGDEEIRVFGTERGWIAPDSWTEDDFLF, encoded by the coding sequence ATGCCGTCCCTGATCCTGCAAGACACCATCGCCGACACCGATACCTTTGCCTTTTCAACGGTTTCTGTTCTGGTGCCCGTGGTTTCAGGTGGCCTGGTCCAGGTTCTGGCAGGCGGCAGCGCGACCGGCACGCTCAGCACCCTGACCCTGCAGGGGGGGCGGGACATGGCCCTGGCCCAGCAGCAGACCCGGGCCGCCGGCGGCGGCTTTTCGGAGGGGCTGTCGGTGGAGATGGGAAATGCGACCTATTTGCTGAGTTTTGACACCTTCGCCCGTGCACCCCGCATTCAGGACATCTCCGACCCGGCGGCGCCTGGCACCATGACGGCCCTGCGCACCGTGTCGGGGCAGGTGGCCCAGGTCGGCCAGATGATCGAGATCCAGACGGCGGGTGGTGACTATCTGATCGGCACCGGTTTCGCCGGGCGGGGCCTGACCAGCTACAGCCTGCAGGCCGGCGGACAGGGGCCGCAGCTGGCGGGCGTGCAGGCCCTGGCCCCGCCGGTGAAATCCGACGGCCTGGGGATCACCGATCTGGACACCATCCAGGTGGGGGCCACCGATTTCCTGTTGGGCATCACACCGGGCACCCTGTGCAGTTGGCGCGTCGATGCCGACGGCCGGATGACGCTGGTCGACAGCATCGCCGGGCACGAGGGGCTCTGGACTTCGGGGATGGCGGATCTGGCCACGTTGGAGGTGGGCGGCCAGTCCTTCGTCGTCGTGGCCTCCTGGGAAAGCGACAGCCTGTCGACGGTGCGCATCAACCCGATGGGCGTGTTCTTTCCTGCCGACATCCTGCACGACACCCGCGACACCCGCTTTGGCGGGGCCTCGGCGGTGGAAACCTTCGAACATCGTGGCCGCGATTTCCTGGTCGCGGCGGGCGACGATCAGGGCGTGGCCCTGCTGGAGGTGCTGCCCGGCGGCAAGATCCACCACCACCAGAGCCTGGAGCAGGGGCTGGACTGGAACTTCGGCGCGGTCGCGGCCCTGGCCGTCACCCTGGTCGGCGACGAGGCGCAGATCCTGATCACCGGCAGTGCGCGGGGCGGTATCGCCCAACTGGTCGTCGACCTGGACACCATCGGCGCGCGCCAGATCGGCGGGGCCGCCGACAACACCCTGACCGGCGGGGCGGCGGGCGACCTGCTGATCGGGGGGGCGGGCGACGATGTGCTGTCGGGGGGCGCGGGCGACGACCTGTTGCTGGCGGGCACCGGGTCCGACACGCTGGACGGCGGCGCGGGCGCGGATGTCTTCGTCTTCGAGGCCGACGGCCAGAGCGACCGCATCGACGGCTTCGAGCAGGGCGTGGACCGCATCGACCTGTCGGGCTGGGGCCGGATCCACGGCATCGAGGCGCTGACGCTGCGCGGCACCGGCAACGGCGGCGTCATCCGCTGGGGCGACGAGGAAATCCGCGTCTTCGGCACCGAACGCGGCTGGATCGCCCCCGATAGCTGGACCGAGGACGATTTCCTGTTCTGA